The proteins below come from a single Candidatus Izemoplasmatales bacterium genomic window:
- a CDS encoding alpha/beta hydrolase-fold protein, with product MAKIDVLTIRIPALSRDKTIRVLVPDGLSADERRPVLYMHDGHNLFDASTSAYGASWNVHRAIADAARRGLRVPFVVGIDCPSPKRFDEYSPWVQPDMESFIPGLGRASFGGEGDAYVDWIADVLKATVDKRYPTFPDSTWIAGSSMGGLISLHAACRRPETFRKVGAFSPAVWFAREPLLAELSAAFPHPASCYVDIGTAESSDGGNPAFPALYLDGARAIRDALERRGIADLRYVEEEGAPHHESAWERRFPGFLDWLILHE from the coding sequence ATGGCCAAGATCGACGTCCTCACGATCCGGATCCCGGCGCTCTCCCGGGACAAGACCATCCGCGTGCTCGTCCCCGACGGGTTGTCCGCGGACGAACGCCGTCCCGTTCTCTACATGCACGACGGCCACAACCTGTTCGACGCCTCGACGAGCGCCTATGGCGCATCGTGGAACGTCCACCGCGCGATCGCGGACGCCGCCCGGCGCGGACTTCGCGTCCCCTTCGTCGTCGGGATCGACTGTCCGAGCCCGAAGCGCTTTGACGAGTATTCCCCGTGGGTCCAGCCCGACATGGAATCCTTCATCCCCGGTCTCGGCCGCGCCTCCTTCGGGGGCGAGGGCGACGCCTACGTCGACTGGATCGCGGACGTCCTCAAGGCGACCGTCGACAAGCGGTATCCGACCTTTCCCGATTCAACCTGGATCGCCGGATCGTCGATGGGCGGGCTGATCTCGCTCCATGCGGCGTGCCGCCGTCCGGAGACCTTCCGCAAGGTCGGGGCCTTCTCCCCCGCGGTCTGGTTCGCCCGCGAACCGCTGCTCGCGGAATTGTCCGCCGCGTTTCCCCATCCGGCGTCCTGCTACGTCGACATCGGCACCGCCGAGTCGTCCGACGGTGGGAATCCCGCCTTTCCGGCGCTCTATCTCGACGGCGCCCGCGCCATCCGCGACGCGCTCGAACGGCGCGGGATCGCCGATCTCCGCTACGTCGAGGAGGAAGGCGCCCCGCACCACGAATCCGCATGGGAGCGGCGCTTCCCCGGGTTTCTCGACTGGCTCATTCTTCATGAATGA
- a CDS encoding ferritin — MKLNQNVVKLINEQVNKELFSSYLYVDIANHYRNLGFEGFAAWFDIQAKEELEHAFKFMHYLQGNGEAVVLDAIAKPTKDYPTLRDPLVESLRHEEFVTASIDAIYAAAQAVKDFRTQEFLHWFIKEQAEEEKNANDNLLAYDNYGGDRRTFLMLDKKLGKREED, encoded by the coding sequence ATGAAACTCAACCAAAACGTCGTGAAACTGATCAACGAACAGGTGAACAAGGAACTCTTCTCGTCGTATCTCTACGTCGACATCGCCAACCATTACCGGAACCTCGGCTTCGAGGGCTTCGCCGCCTGGTTCGACATCCAGGCCAAGGAGGAACTCGAGCACGCGTTCAAGTTCATGCATTACCTTCAAGGCAACGGCGAGGCCGTCGTCCTCGACGCGATCGCCAAGCCGACGAAGGATTATCCGACGCTGCGCGACCCGCTCGTCGAATCGCTCCGCCACGAGGAATTCGTGACCGCTTCGATCGACGCCATCTACGCCGCCGCCCAGGCCGTGAAGGACTTCCGCACGCAGGAGTTCCTCCACTGGTTCATCAAGGAACAGGCCGAAGAGGAGAAGAACGCGAACGACAACCTGCTCGCCTACGACAACTACGGCGGCGACCGCCGCACGTTCCTCATGCTCGACAAGAAGCTCGGCAAGCGCGAGGAAGACTAA
- a CDS encoding AAA family ATPase: MQQQEYENPQNDQNVLEKYGRNIITQVKSGKVDPVIGREEEIRRIVKILSRKTKNNPVLIGEPGVGKTAIVEGLARRIVDKDVPLGLQNKTIYELDIASLLAGAKYRGEFEERLKAVLDKIKASEGEIILFIDEIHMIVGAGRTEGAMDAGNMLKPMLARGELHCIGATTLNEYRKYIEKDNALERRFQKVQIDEPSVEDTISILRGLKDRFEAFHGVHINDAAIIAAATLSQRYISDRFLPDKAIDLIDEACASTRMEIDSMPAELDGITRRIMQLEIEKRALDKESDPVTKERLVRLKAELEGLRRDEDALKTRWEREKGQLERTKAKKAELERLRVELTNAFNRSDYSKAAELQYSKIPAIEKEIAEASKHDADRLVSEVVGEDAIAEIVSKWTQIPVAKLMQGDRDKLLGLADALRRRVIGQDEAIDLVADAIIRQRAGIKDTYRPIGSFMFLGPTGVGKTEVARSLAEQLFASETHIVRIDMSEYMEPHSVARLIGAPPGYVGYDEGGQLTEAVRRKPYSIVLFDEIEKAHPQVMNVLLQILDDGRLTDNQGRTVDFKNTVIIMTSNLGSEFLIRDPDHGTAEVQTLVRRQFKPEFLNRIDEIVVFRPLSRESQTLIVEKMLDDLGKRLAGQNVRMSWSEELKKRILDEAYDPDYGARPLKRYIQRHVETYVARAIVEGSIQPNVYYALEVRGDGLTIVRK; the protein is encoded by the coding sequence ATGCAGCAACAGGAATACGAGAATCCCCAGAACGACCAGAATGTCCTCGAGAAGTACGGTCGGAACATCATCACGCAGGTCAAGAGCGGGAAGGTCGATCCGGTCATCGGCCGCGAGGAGGAGATCCGCCGGATCGTCAAGATCCTCTCGCGCAAGACCAAGAATAATCCCGTCCTGATCGGTGAGCCGGGGGTCGGGAAGACGGCGATCGTCGAAGGCCTCGCCCGCCGCATCGTCGACAAGGACGTCCCCCTCGGTCTCCAGAACAAGACGATCTACGAACTCGATATCGCCAGCCTGCTCGCCGGAGCGAAGTACCGCGGCGAGTTCGAGGAGCGCCTCAAGGCGGTCCTCGACAAGATCAAGGCCTCCGAGGGCGAGATCATCCTCTTCATCGACGAGATCCACATGATCGTCGGCGCCGGACGCACCGAAGGCGCGATGGATGCCGGGAACATGCTGAAGCCGATGCTCGCCCGCGGCGAGCTCCACTGCATCGGCGCGACGACGCTGAACGAGTACCGCAAGTACATCGAGAAGGACAACGCCCTTGAGCGCCGCTTCCAGAAGGTCCAGATCGACGAACCGTCGGTGGAGGACACGATCTCGATCCTGCGTGGCCTCAAGGACCGCTTCGAGGCGTTCCATGGCGTCCACATCAACGACGCCGCGATCATCGCCGCCGCCACTCTGTCGCAGCGCTACATCTCCGACCGCTTCCTGCCGGACAAGGCGATCGACCTGATCGACGAGGCCTGCGCCTCGACGCGCATGGAGATCGACTCGATGCCGGCGGAACTCGACGGCATTACCCGTCGCATCATGCAGCTCGAAATCGAGAAGCGCGCCCTCGACAAGGAGTCCGACCCGGTCACGAAGGAACGGCTCGTCCGACTGAAGGCCGAACTCGAGGGCCTGCGCCGCGACGAGGACGCCCTCAAGACCCGCTGGGAGCGGGAAAAGGGCCAGCTCGAGCGGACCAAGGCCAAGAAGGCCGAACTCGAGCGGCTCCGCGTCGAGCTCACGAACGCCTTCAACCGTTCCGACTACTCGAAGGCGGCCGAACTCCAGTATTCGAAGATCCCCGCCATCGAAAAGGAGATCGCGGAAGCCTCGAAGCACGACGCCGACCGACTCGTGAGCGAGGTCGTGGGCGAGGATGCGATCGCCGAGATCGTCTCGAAGTGGACCCAGATCCCGGTCGCCAAGCTGATGCAGGGCGACCGCGACAAGCTCCTCGGTCTCGCCGACGCCCTGCGACGGCGTGTCATCGGCCAGGACGAGGCGATCGACCTCGTCGCCGACGCGATCATCCGCCAGCGCGCCGGAATCAAGGACACGTACCGCCCGATCGGCTCGTTCATGTTCCTCGGCCCGACCGGCGTCGGGAAGACGGAGGTGGCACGTTCGCTCGCCGAACAGCTCTTCGCCTCCGAAACCCACATCGTCCGCATCGACATGAGCGAATACATGGAGCCCCATTCCGTCGCCCGCCTGATCGGCGCCCCGCCCGGATACGTCGGTTACGACGAGGGCGGCCAGCTGACCGAGGCGGTTCGCCGCAAACCCTACTCGATCGTCCTCTTCGACGAGATCGAGAAGGCCCATCCGCAGGTCATGAACGTCCTCCTCCAGATCCTCGACGACGGCCGCCTCACCGACAACCAGGGACGCACCGTCGACTTCAAGAACACCGTCATCATCATGACCTCAAACCTCGGCAGCGAATTTCTGATCCGCGATCCCGACCACGGCACAGCCGAGGTCCAGACGCTCGTCCGGCGGCAGTTCAAGCCGGAATTCCTGAATCGCATCGACGAGATCGTCGTCTTCCGCCCGCTCTCGCGTGAATCCCAGACCCTGATCGTCGAGAAGATGCTCGACGACCTCGGGAAGCGTCTCGCCGGTCAGAACGTACGGATGTCCTGGAGCGAGGAACTCAAGAAGAGGATTCTCGACGAAGCCTACGACCCCGACTACGGCGCAAGGCCACTCAAGCGCTACATCCAGCGCCACGTCGAGACCTACGTCGCCCGCGCGATCGTCGAGGGGTCGATCCAGCCGAACGTCTATTACGCCCTTGAAGTCCGGGGCGACGGCCTCACGATCGTCCGGAAGTGA